From a single Paenibacillus sp. FSL R5-0345 genomic region:
- a CDS encoding bifunctional 2',3'-cyclic-nucleotide 2'-phosphodiesterase/3'-nucleotidase, producing the protein MGWKTRWNKPLASVLATAVLSLQVFGGIGLGATWGTDKAEAASSATAKLRLMSTTDVHTNVYGWDYFKNAASTTVGLDRTATLVTYARSEYPLNNLLLDNGDLIQGTPLGTYIANESKLMESETKLHPMIAAMNIMEYDVATFGNHEFNYGLEFLNRTIKGYSNNPLTGADFPYVNANIYIDDKDGNPDNDKNAFDPYVIIKKTIMDSDDQPQVVKVGILGLVTPQIMEWDKVNLEGRVIAKDIAETAAKFIPAMKNEGADVIVAMAHTGFDATAVAGTDAENAINLLSKVDGIDAITFSHTHKVFPTGDNASLDASFKDPLTGQPYNSPQSVVDNVYGHINGTPAVQAGYGGGYLGLIDLNLVQEDGKWTVDKKNSKASTRSIANAKPDAVVDAAVAADHQATIDYTGQELGVTTAPMNSYFAMVQDDPTVQIVTNAQKWYVEKYIENNLPQYKNLPILSVGAPFKAGRNGPSEYTSIEKGPLTIRSASDLYLYDNTLKAIKVKGSVVKEWVEMSAGAFNTIDEKSTAPQSLLNGDFAVYNFDIIDGIKYTIDVTKPAKYNPNGTIKNASSSRVKQITYKGKTLDQNQDFIVVTNNYRASGGGNFPGVKGSEMLVDSQDENRQILMDYIREVGTIDPSADGNWSLAPISDDVNITFTSSPEAAKVTPANITDTGAKDIKGFSIYKLALPVKDVEVHLLGINDFHGQLDTVSTVSNKNVGTAAILATYLKEARAKYDNALLFHNGDSVGASAPVSSLERDEPTIEWMNMMGFDVGSLGNHEFDQGVDALMTQLYGGVDPKDGNVTHKGTNFDYVNANAVDATTREPIIKPYVIKEVGGVKIGFIGLVTKATPGKVSPSGTAGVYFLTPEEEVAAVEKYAKELQAKGVETIIVLAHDPASTKDGVTTGEAADLANALPANSPVDVIVAGDNHALANGTVNGKLIVQAYSYGTAFEDIKLIIDPKTGHVKEKSAVVTSTFHDGVTPDPESVALVNTYLEKHPELTQPVGTTNGTITRTDAYNNEAALGNLIADAMRTADFGDGAKAADFAFMNPGGIRADLPKGPVTFGDLAKIQPFGNTLVKLTLTGAQIKTLLQQQWNVKADGTPDIKTLQISGLKYTANMYLPVADRIAKLTLTNGTPINPTQKYTAVVNNFMAAGGDNYKVLTQASDSLAGPIDLDVFYDYIVSTFDRKEIKAAVEGRIVNNLKEVTPTPTPSPTATPTPTTVPTTAPTTAPTTAPTTAPTTAPTTAPTTAPTTAPTTAPTTAPTTAPTATPAPTTAPTATPAPTTAPAANFKDLGKVVWAQEAVQALAAKGIIKGLDANSFAPTKTVTRAEFITMLVRALNLTGSATTSSFSDVKQGVWYTDSIAIAVKAGIVQGSGDGKFEPGRQVTREEMAIMIANALKDKLQPIDKNAALGKFADKSSIAPYAQDAIAQLTQLGIVNGVEGGKFAPKGIANRAQAAVIIYRMLEQAS; encoded by the coding sequence ATGGGATGGAAGACACGATGGAACAAGCCACTCGCTTCTGTACTGGCAACTGCAGTGCTTTCTTTGCAGGTGTTTGGAGGAATTGGTTTGGGTGCGACTTGGGGTACAGACAAAGCTGAAGCAGCATCCTCAGCTACAGCCAAGCTCCGGTTAATGAGTACCACAGACGTGCACACCAATGTCTACGGCTGGGACTACTTTAAGAATGCGGCCTCTACAACTGTAGGGCTCGATCGAACAGCTACGTTAGTTACTTATGCTAGAAGCGAATATCCTCTTAATAATCTTCTACTCGATAACGGGGATCTGATTCAAGGTACACCACTGGGGACTTACATTGCAAACGAAAGTAAACTGATGGAATCAGAGACCAAGCTACACCCTATGATTGCGGCTATGAATATTATGGAATATGATGTTGCCACTTTTGGTAATCATGAATTTAACTATGGGCTGGAATTCTTAAATCGTACTATTAAAGGCTATAGTAATAATCCATTGACTGGTGCTGATTTCCCTTATGTAAATGCCAATATATATATTGATGATAAAGATGGTAATCCAGACAATGACAAAAATGCTTTCGACCCTTATGTCATTATCAAAAAAACAATAATGGACAGTGATGATCAACCTCAGGTAGTTAAGGTTGGTATACTAGGCCTTGTGACCCCTCAAATCATGGAGTGGGACAAGGTTAATCTGGAAGGTCGAGTTATTGCTAAGGATATTGCAGAAACTGCAGCGAAATTTATTCCTGCCATGAAGAACGAGGGAGCCGATGTTATCGTAGCAATGGCGCATACCGGCTTCGATGCAACTGCAGTTGCGGGTACTGATGCAGAAAATGCTATCAATCTGTTAAGTAAAGTTGATGGTATTGATGCAATTACCTTCTCGCACACTCACAAGGTGTTTCCGACAGGCGATAATGCTTCCCTTGATGCTTCTTTCAAGGATCCATTAACAGGACAGCCGTATAATAGTCCTCAATCTGTTGTTGATAATGTTTATGGCCACATTAATGGTACTCCAGCTGTGCAAGCAGGTTATGGCGGGGGTTACTTGGGTCTGATTGATCTTAATCTGGTGCAGGAAGACGGCAAATGGACAGTCGATAAAAAGAACTCTAAAGCTTCGACCCGCTCCATAGCCAATGCTAAACCGGATGCTGTTGTTGATGCTGCTGTGGCAGCAGATCACCAAGCTACTATTGACTATACAGGTCAAGAGCTAGGCGTTACTACTGCTCCGATGAACAGCTATTTTGCAATGGTTCAGGACGATCCTACCGTGCAAATTGTGACCAATGCCCAGAAGTGGTATGTGGAGAAGTATATTGAAAACAACCTTCCACAGTATAAAAATCTTCCGATTCTCAGTGTAGGTGCTCCTTTTAAGGCTGGACGTAACGGCCCTTCGGAGTACACGAGTATTGAAAAAGGTCCGTTGACTATCCGCAGTGCAAGTGACTTGTACCTGTATGACAACACGCTAAAAGCTATTAAAGTTAAAGGCTCTGTTGTTAAGGAATGGGTTGAAATGAGTGCGGGTGCGTTTAATACCATCGATGAGAAGAGCACGGCTCCACAAAGCTTGCTAAATGGAGATTTTGCGGTTTATAACTTCGATATTATTGATGGTATTAAGTACACTATTGATGTAACTAAGCCTGCGAAATATAATCCTAACGGTACAATTAAGAATGCTTCATCCAGTCGTGTGAAGCAAATTACGTATAAAGGTAAAACTTTGGATCAGAACCAAGATTTCATTGTTGTGACTAACAACTACCGCGCAAGTGGCGGGGGCAATTTCCCGGGTGTGAAAGGTTCAGAGATGTTGGTGGATTCACAAGATGAGAATCGCCAGATCCTCATGGACTACATCAGAGAAGTAGGTACCATTGATCCTTCTGCGGATGGGAACTGGTCTTTGGCCCCTATCTCGGACGATGTGAATATCACCTTTACTTCTTCACCAGAAGCGGCAAAAGTTACGCCAGCCAACATTACGGATACTGGTGCAAAAGATATTAAGGGATTTAGTATTTATAAATTGGCTCTCCCGGTTAAGGATGTAGAAGTTCACCTTCTGGGAATCAATGATTTCCACGGCCAACTGGATACAGTTTCTACAGTAAGTAACAAGAATGTGGGAACGGCTGCTATTCTTGCAACTTACCTAAAAGAAGCACGGGCTAAATACGACAATGCTCTGCTCTTTCATAACGGAGATTCCGTAGGTGCATCTGCTCCGGTATCCTCGCTTGAACGCGATGAGCCGACGATTGAGTGGATGAACATGATGGGATTTGATGTAGGTTCCCTGGGTAACCATGAATTTGACCAAGGTGTCGATGCACTGATGACGCAGCTTTATGGCGGTGTGGATCCTAAGGACGGCAATGTTACCCACAAGGGTACCAATTTTGACTATGTTAATGCCAATGCGGTAGATGCGACAACCCGCGAGCCGATCATTAAACCTTATGTAATTAAAGAAGTGGGCGGTGTGAAGATCGGATTTATTGGTCTGGTAACGAAGGCTACACCAGGCAAAGTTTCACCTTCCGGTACCGCTGGCGTATATTTCCTCACACCTGAGGAGGAAGTAGCGGCTGTTGAGAAATATGCGAAGGAGCTTCAAGCTAAAGGCGTAGAGACGATTATCGTGCTTGCGCATGATCCAGCTTCTACTAAAGACGGGGTAACTACAGGTGAGGCAGCTGATCTAGCCAACGCACTTCCTGCAAATTCCCCTGTTGACGTTATTGTTGCTGGTGATAACCATGCGCTGGCAAACGGAACAGTAAACGGTAAGTTGATTGTACAAGCCTACTCTTACGGTACAGCATTTGAAGATATTAAGCTGATCATTGATCCTAAAACAGGTCATGTGAAGGAGAAGTCTGCTGTAGTGACCTCCACCTTCCATGACGGCGTAACACCGGATCCGGAAAGTGTGGCACTGGTTAATACTTACCTTGAGAAGCATCCTGAACTTACTCAACCAGTGGGTACAACAAACGGAACTATCACTCGTACCGATGCTTACAACAATGAGGCTGCACTTGGTAACCTGATCGCTGACGCTATGCGTACTGCTGATTTCGGCGATGGCGCTAAGGCTGCTGATTTCGCCTTTATGAATCCGGGTGGTATCCGTGCGGATCTTCCAAAAGGCCCTGTAACCTTCGGCGATCTGGCGAAAATTCAGCCATTCGGCAATACGCTTGTGAAGCTGACGCTGACTGGAGCGCAAATCAAAACGTTGCTGCAACAGCAATGGAATGTAAAGGCTGATGGAACACCCGATATCAAAACGCTGCAAATTTCTGGACTGAAATATACAGCGAATATGTATCTTCCGGTAGCAGATCGCATTGCCAAGCTTACGCTAACTAATGGAACACCAATTAATCCTACACAGAAATATACGGCTGTAGTGAATAACTTTATGGCTGCGGGCGGGGATAACTACAAGGTTCTGACTCAAGCTAGTGATTCATTGGCTGGACCTATTGATTTGGACGTATTCTACGACTATATTGTGAGCACGTTTGATAGAAAAGAGATTAAAGCAGCTGTTGAAGGTCGGATTGTTAACAATTTGAAGGAAGTAACTCCAACGCCGACACCTAGTCCAACGGCAACACCAACGCCAACAACGGTACCAACAACAGCACCAACAACGGCACCAACAACAGCACCAACAACAGCACCAACAACAGCACCAACAACGGCACCAACAACGGCACCAACAACGGCACCAACAACGGCACCAACAACGGCACCAACAACAGCACCAACAGCAACACCAGCACCAACAACAGCACCAACAGCAACGCCAGCACCAACTACTGCTCCAGCAGCAAACTTCAAAGATCTGGGTAAGGTAGTATGGGCGCAAGAAGCTGTTCAAGCATTGGCTGCTAAGGGCATTATAAAAGGATTGGACGCAAATAGTTTTGCGCCAACCAAAACAGTGACTAGAGCAGAGTTTATTACAATGCTGGTACGCGCACTGAATCTGACGGGTTCGGCAACAACCAGTTCATTCAGCGATGTTAAACAAGGAGTTTGGTACACGGATTCTATCGCTATTGCGGTGAAGGCCGGGATTGTACAAGGGTCTGGTGATGGTAAGTTCGAACCGGGTCGTCAAGTGACCCGAGAAGAGATGGCTATTATGATTGCTAATGCATTGAAGGATAAACTACAGCCGATTGATAAGAATGCAGCGCTGGGCAAGTTTGCAGACAAGTCCAGTATTGCTCCTTACGCTCAGGACGCTATAGCACAACTGACCCAATTGGGGATCGTTAACGGTGTTGAAGGTGGCAAATTTGCACCTAAGGGCATAGCTAACCGTGCTCAAGCGGCAGTCATTATCTACCGTATGCTTGAACAAGCTTCATAA
- a CDS encoding MATE family efflux transporter, which produces MEPNVNVNTKRSVRFLEKYFSGESLDYRHMIALFIPILVDQAFIVGLNLVNTAMISSSGVAAISAVNMIDSLNLFLISVFIAVSTGGTVVVAQYKGSGNSLMVSKATAGATSSVSLMAFVIGMFGILFHNPLLNLLFGAASPEVMHNARIYLIGSCISYLGIAVVEAVCGALRGIGRTRASLALSLIMNLVYVLLNLVFINLLHMGVLGMTISINIARYLGAICALYYLFRMDNELHIRIRDLLVVQFSMLKKIMFIGMPFAAEQMFFNGGKILTQVFIVSLGTYALATNAIASSFAGIMQIPGNALSLTIITVVGQCMGSNNVKDARKFIKSFLVASSLSFVVMGLLVMPFFHPLVSMFHPPAEIVRDIFIIVLINTIVQIPLWSISFITPSALRAAGDSKFTSMVSMLSMWLFRVVLGYILGIVLDFGLLGVWLAMNCEWGIRGFIFLRRFMGKKWVQHRVI; this is translated from the coding sequence ATGGAACCTAATGTAAATGTCAATACGAAGCGAAGTGTGCGGTTTCTTGAGAAGTATTTTTCAGGAGAATCGTTAGATTATCGCCATATGATTGCTTTATTCATTCCTATTCTGGTAGATCAGGCCTTTATAGTGGGGCTTAATCTAGTGAATACAGCCATGATCAGCTCGTCCGGTGTGGCAGCTATCAGTGCGGTGAACATGATCGATTCCCTTAATCTTTTTCTCATTAGTGTGTTTATCGCGGTATCAACAGGTGGTACGGTTGTCGTAGCGCAGTACAAAGGAAGCGGTAATAGTCTTATGGTGTCAAAAGCCACCGCAGGTGCCACCTCGTCGGTTTCCCTTATGGCTTTTGTTATTGGTATGTTTGGTATTCTTTTTCACAATCCGTTGTTGAACTTACTATTTGGAGCGGCTTCGCCAGAGGTAATGCACAACGCCCGAATCTATTTGATTGGGAGCTGTATCTCCTATCTTGGAATAGCTGTGGTAGAGGCAGTGTGTGGTGCCCTTCGGGGAATCGGAAGGACGAGAGCCTCGCTTGCACTATCGCTCATTATGAATTTAGTTTACGTCCTCTTGAATCTCGTATTTATTAACCTTTTGCATATGGGTGTTCTAGGGATGACTATTTCTATAAATATAGCTCGATATTTGGGCGCGATATGCGCTCTGTATTATCTGTTCCGGATGGACAATGAACTGCATATTCGAATTCGTGACTTACTGGTGGTTCAATTCTCCATGCTCAAAAAAATAATGTTCATCGGTATGCCGTTTGCGGCGGAGCAGATGTTCTTTAATGGTGGTAAGATTCTGACGCAAGTCTTTATCGTCAGTCTCGGTACTTACGCGCTTGCTACAAACGCTATTGCCTCTTCCTTTGCGGGGATTATGCAAATTCCGGGCAATGCGCTGTCTTTGACGATTATTACAGTGGTCGGACAATGTATGGGAAGCAATAATGTTAAGGATGCCCGGAAATTTATTAAATCGTTTCTCGTAGCCTCTTCCCTTTCCTTTGTGGTGATGGGATTGTTAGTTATGCCTTTCTTCCATCCGCTAGTTTCGATGTTCCATCCACCTGCGGAGATCGTGAGAGATATCTTTATAATTGTACTTATCAATACAATCGTACAAATACCACTGTGGTCTATTAGCTTCATAACACCATCAGCGCTTAGAGCAGCAGGAGATTCCAAGTTTACATCCATGGTGTCTATGCTGAGTATGTGGTTGTTCCGCGTAGTACTCGGGTATATCTTAGGTATTGTTCTGGATTTCGGTCTACTTGGGGTTTGGTTAGCTATGAACTGTGAGTGGGGAATTAGAGGATTCATATTTCTACGGCGTTTCATGGGTAAGAAGTGGGTTCAGCATCGTGTTATATAG
- a CDS encoding FAD-dependent oxidoreductase, producing the protein MNKFDAIIIGFGKGGKTLATELANRKWKVAVIERSKEMYGGTCINIACIPTKSLAYQAHQGKDYEEAIHNKDQLISFLRQKNYDNLNQNENIEVINGEASFLSDHEVQVKEAGETKILTADKIFINTGAETIIPTIDGIQDSKFVYTSTSIMDLKELPTKLAIIGGGYIGLEFASIYSQFGSQVTVLEGSSKFIPKEDRDVAEAVLQTFTKKNIEVKLKAKVIGLKDVKDGTVISFSIDGAIQELKVDAVLVATGRKPNIEGLNLEAAGVEVTDRGAIKVDPSLKTSVPHIWALGDVKGGLQFTYISLDDYRIVRNDLFGDHSHTTNDRDAVPYSVFIDPPLSRVGISEEAATEQGLEIKVAKLPSAAIPRARLINETEGFLKAIVDAKTNKILGATLFCAESSEVINIVSMAIQTGQDFTFLRDHIFTHPTMSEALNDLFSQIKE; encoded by the coding sequence ATGAACAAGTTCGACGCTATTATTATTGGTTTCGGTAAAGGCGGAAAGACCCTTGCCACAGAACTAGCTAATCGAAAATGGAAAGTAGCCGTTATTGAACGATCTAAGGAAATGTACGGTGGAACCTGCATTAACATCGCCTGCATCCCTACCAAATCCTTAGCTTACCAAGCACATCAAGGCAAAGATTATGAAGAAGCGATCCATAACAAGGATCAACTGATTTCATTTCTACGCCAGAAAAATTACGATAATCTAAATCAGAACGAGAATATAGAAGTTATTAATGGAGAAGCTTCCTTCTTATCAGATCACGAAGTTCAAGTGAAGGAAGCCGGTGAGACGAAAATCTTAACCGCCGACAAAATCTTCATTAATACGGGTGCTGAGACCATCATTCCAACGATTGACGGGATACAAGATAGTAAGTTCGTTTATACCAGCACGTCCATTATGGATCTTAAGGAGCTCCCAACTAAACTAGCCATCATTGGTGGTGGTTATATTGGTTTGGAATTCGCTTCGATCTACAGTCAATTCGGCTCACAGGTTACGGTGCTGGAGGGTTCCTCGAAATTCATCCCTAAAGAAGACCGCGATGTCGCGGAGGCCGTCCTCCAAACCTTTACCAAGAAGAACATTGAGGTCAAACTGAAGGCAAAGGTTATAGGACTGAAGGATGTTAAAGATGGAACAGTTATCTCCTTTTCGATAGATGGCGCTATTCAAGAATTGAAAGTCGATGCTGTACTGGTAGCGACAGGTAGAAAACCAAACATCGAGGGATTAAATCTAGAAGCAGCCGGTGTAGAAGTTACAGATCGGGGTGCTATTAAGGTGGACCCTTCCCTAAAAACCTCCGTTCCCCATATATGGGCTCTTGGCGATGTCAAAGGCGGATTACAGTTTACCTATATATCTTTAGACGATTATAGAATCGTACGAAATGATCTCTTCGGCGATCATTCCCATACCACAAATGACCGTGACGCTGTTCCGTACAGCGTATTTATAGATCCTCCACTATCCAGAGTAGGAATTAGTGAAGAAGCAGCTACCGAACAAGGACTTGAAATTAAAGTCGCGAAATTGCCTTCAGCAGCTATTCCACGTGCCCGCTTAATTAACGAAACTGAAGGCTTCCTAAAAGCTATTGTGGATGCAAAAACCAATAAAATTCTCGGAGCTACATTGTTCTGTGCGGAATCCAGTGAAGTGATTAATATCGTGAGTATGGCTATTCAAACAGGGCAAGATTTCACCTTTTTGAGAGATCATATCTTTACTCACCCCACAATGAGCGAGGCTTTGAATGATTTGTTCTCACAGATCAAAGAATAA
- a CDS encoding sensor histidine kinase gives MKLAHQINLAFSVVLVLLLSITAVVIHFVLLNHFVGTQKAELRTISSAMSATIVEGSTYSGDFETELHALPVIMPSSVGTASVEAILSDETGKVLSTSSSMSSVAVKSNAQFVAGQASDLQNIWNGTDARYITEVKATPIGTLTLLTPMSAVTSIEQALFKRLLIVFGAAGAFMLLFGLFITKKLIQPLMKLQQELKKVKERHFSEVKLIKAGGEIGAVAKSVYDMAGELNRFNHVQKQFFQNASHELKTPLMSISGYAEGIKDGVFEGEAIDKGLDIIMSESSRLKKLVTEMTLLAKLDSEENIFRTSELSLDDIIVETIERMNPLLMKKGLTLHVSYDDCEPLTVRADRDKLLQALLNVVSNATRYANQHIYIHASVKDDQVLLSVSDDGPGISEDLLPYLFHRFVKGKDGESGLGLAISRAIVERSGGLITAGNRKDGGAVITMGFPVLSPT, from the coding sequence ATGAAGCTAGCACATCAGATTAATTTAGCCTTTAGCGTTGTATTGGTACTGCTCCTGTCTATTACCGCTGTCGTGATCCATTTTGTGCTGCTTAATCATTTTGTCGGAACACAAAAGGCGGAACTGCGAACCATTAGCTCTGCCATGTCAGCCACTATAGTTGAGGGGAGCACATACAGTGGCGACTTTGAGACTGAACTCCATGCGCTGCCCGTGATCATGCCTTCTTCTGTAGGCACTGCAAGCGTCGAGGCTATCCTTAGTGATGAGACAGGAAAAGTATTGTCCACCTCATCGAGTATGAGTTCCGTCGCGGTAAAATCCAATGCGCAGTTTGTCGCTGGTCAAGCCTCTGACCTCCAGAATATTTGGAATGGAACAGATGCAAGATATATAACAGAAGTGAAGGCTACGCCAATAGGCACGCTAACTCTGCTTACACCTATGAGCGCAGTAACAAGCATTGAACAAGCTCTGTTCAAAAGACTGCTAATCGTTTTCGGTGCTGCAGGGGCATTTATGCTCCTATTTGGCCTGTTTATCACGAAAAAGCTAATCCAGCCTCTAATGAAGCTGCAGCAAGAACTGAAAAAAGTAAAAGAGCGCCACTTCTCAGAGGTTAAACTGATCAAGGCTGGTGGAGAGATTGGCGCTGTTGCTAAGTCGGTATATGACATGGCTGGTGAATTGAATCGATTTAACCACGTACAGAAGCAATTTTTTCAGAATGCCTCTCACGAATTAAAGACCCCACTGATGTCCATCTCTGGTTATGCTGAAGGCATTAAGGATGGTGTCTTCGAGGGGGAAGCGATCGATAAGGGTCTGGATATCATTATGAGCGAGAGTAGTCGTCTGAAGAAACTCGTTACGGAAATGACCCTGCTTGCGAAGCTGGATAGTGAGGAGAATATATTTAGAACTAGCGAGCTCTCACTGGACGATATAATTGTAGAAACCATTGAACGCATGAACCCTCTTTTGATGAAAAAAGGGCTGACCCTGCATGTATCCTACGATGATTGCGAGCCGCTTACGGTCCGTGCCGATAGAGATAAGCTATTGCAGGCACTGCTTAATGTGGTTTCCAATGCAACTCGTTATGCTAATCAGCATATCTACATTCATGCTTCGGTTAAGGATGACCAGGTTCTACTCTCAGTTAGCGATGATGGCCCTGGCATTTCAGAAGACCTGCTTCCATACCTGTTCCACCGATTTGTTAAAGGAAAAGATGGCGAATCGGGACTAGGACTTGCCATCTCCCGTGCGATCGTAGAGCGCTCCGGAGGTCTGATTACAGCGGGGAACCGTAAGGATGGCGGTGCAGTGATCACCATGGGATTCCCTGTACTCTCTCCTACCTAG
- a CDS encoding response regulator transcription factor, whose product MNTNYLIAVVDDDQHIRNLVEAYLQKENYRTIALGSAEEAWTLWQTSPPDMWVLDVMLPGMDGYEFCRRIRNEAEVPIIMISARDNEVDKILGLELGSDDYLVKPFSPRELVARIKRQLQRWYKMSIQIEPASSTPLTPTHIEVTHLQLLLDERRVFWHGKEIELTSKEFTLLKVFATSPNRAFTRDELLTHVWGDDYFGSDRAVDHLIKRMRKKLDLLPIEAVWGHGYRMRIEEGVEIDEASTSD is encoded by the coding sequence ATGAATACCAACTATCTCATTGCCGTAGTAGATGATGATCAACATATACGTAATCTTGTAGAAGCTTATTTACAAAAAGAAAATTACCGCACGATTGCTCTTGGCAGCGCTGAAGAAGCATGGACCTTATGGCAGACAAGCCCACCGGATATGTGGGTACTCGACGTTATGCTGCCCGGCATGGACGGGTACGAATTTTGTCGGCGAATTCGCAATGAAGCCGAAGTGCCGATTATTATGATCTCCGCAAGGGATAATGAAGTGGATAAAATTTTAGGTTTAGAGCTAGGCAGTGATGATTATCTAGTCAAGCCATTTAGCCCTCGGGAGCTAGTTGCTCGCATTAAACGCCAGCTACAACGGTGGTATAAAATGAGTATTCAAATAGAACCTGCAAGTAGTACCCCCCTCACACCTACGCATATTGAGGTTACTCATCTACAGCTATTATTGGATGAAAGACGTGTGTTCTGGCATGGGAAAGAGATTGAACTCACCAGTAAAGAATTCACCCTCCTAAAAGTATTCGCAACCTCTCCCAACCGCGCATTTACAAGAGATGAGCTGCTAACCCATGTGTGGGGAGATGACTATTTCGGAAGCGACCGTGCCGTAGACCATTTAATTAAACGGATGCGAAAAAAACTAGATCTGCTGCCGATTGAAGCCGTATGGGGACATGGCTATCGTATGCGTATTGAGGAGGGAGTGGAGATCGATGAAGCTAGCACATCAGATTAA
- a CDS encoding DMT family transporter, producing the protein MNISSTQKAIVAAVLNAVIVGFSFIFVKMALTVSDPFDTLAHRFTLSFLAASLFTFPGWGRVKFGISKAAVVIPLALLYPALYFTLQAFGLLHTTSAVAGIIQATMPIFTIILAAMFLKETTSGFQKISTLISVAGIILIFAIPGVSISSSSLWGVLLILISALSLAGYNVAARKLTRTWSPKELTYMITLFGFIFFNGLSIIKHGSAGTLNQYFTPFQEPKFIFSMIYLGVLSSLVTSFLSNYALSRMEASRVSIFGSLSTVVSILGGVLLLNEQLEWYHWTGTVMIIAGVIGVNWRKKAKLQVKGEIGLD; encoded by the coding sequence ATGAATATATCTTCTACTCAAAAAGCGATAGTAGCTGCTGTCTTGAATGCTGTTATTGTCGGGTTTTCTTTTATATTTGTAAAAATGGCACTAACCGTTTCGGACCCATTCGATACATTGGCTCATCGTTTCACGTTATCTTTTCTTGCCGCTTCGTTATTTACTTTTCCAGGGTGGGGGCGGGTGAAGTTTGGAATATCCAAGGCAGCAGTGGTCATCCCACTTGCTCTACTATACCCAGCGTTGTACTTTACGCTCCAAGCCTTTGGACTTCTGCATACAACATCAGCTGTAGCGGGTATTATTCAGGCGACCATGCCCATCTTCACCATTATTTTGGCGGCAATGTTCTTAAAGGAAACTACAAGCGGCTTCCAAAAGATCTCCACCTTAATCTCGGTTGCAGGTATCATTCTTATCTTTGCCATACCGGGTGTGAGTATTTCTTCCTCTAGTCTCTGGGGCGTCTTACTCATCCTAATCTCAGCGCTATCCCTTGCCGGCTATAATGTTGCGGCCCGAAAGCTGACACGAACTTGGAGTCCTAAAGAGCTCACTTATATGATTACTTTATTCGGATTTATATTTTTCAATGGTCTATCAATCATTAAGCATGGTTCAGCAGGAACCTTGAATCAATATTTCACACCTTTTCAGGAGCCTAAGTTCATATTCTCCATGATCTATCTCGGCGTACTCTCATCCCTCGTGACCTCCTTCCTCTCCAACTACGCTTTATCCCGAATGGAGGCTTCACGCGTGAGCATCTTCGGCAGTCTTTCGACGGTTGTCTCTATTCTTGGCGGCGTGCTTCTGCTGAATGAACAGCTGGAATGGTATCATTGGACCGGTACGGTGATGATCATCGCCGGGGTGATCGGAGTCAACTGGCGCAAGAAGGCAAAGCTTCAAGTAAAGGGCGAGATTGGGCTGGACTAG